Proteins found in one Hypericibacter terrae genomic segment:
- a CDS encoding patatin-like phospholipase family protein — MTQTLTQNAVRATRRKSKTHQIGERPPFDCVALVLQGGGALGAYQGGVYQGLAEAGLHPDWVAGISIGAINAALIAGNPPERRVEQLREFWELITANPGGGWLGGFGATMMRGDLARGTFGQIAAANALMNGAPGFFKPRQPNPWLQAPGTPEATSYYDTSPLRATLEQLVDFDRINTSEQMRFSVGAVNVRTGNFAYFNARTHHIGPQHIMASGALPPGFAAVEIDGEHYWDGGLVSNTPLEWVVDREGREDMLIFQVDLWNARGQYPATIANVMSREKEIQFSSRTRAATNAVRRRRRLGSALATLLERVPDDLKAGLDMRLLEDAADLSVYNIVQLIHRARSFEGQSKDYEFSRLAMEEHWKAGYHDAVRTLRHPEILQRPSAADGVFTFDLAVDGRD, encoded by the coding sequence ATGACACAGACATTGACGCAAAACGCCGTAAGGGCCACGCGCCGCAAGAGCAAGACGCATCAGATTGGCGAGCGGCCCCCTTTCGATTGCGTGGCGCTCGTGCTGCAGGGCGGCGGCGCTCTGGGCGCTTATCAGGGCGGCGTCTATCAGGGGCTTGCGGAGGCCGGGCTTCATCCCGACTGGGTGGCGGGCATCTCCATCGGCGCCATCAACGCGGCGCTCATCGCCGGCAATCCGCCGGAGAGGCGCGTCGAGCAACTGCGGGAATTCTGGGAGCTTATCACCGCCAATCCGGGCGGCGGATGGCTCGGGGGCTTCGGGGCGACGATGATGCGTGGCGACCTGGCCCGTGGCACCTTCGGTCAGATCGCCGCCGCGAATGCGCTGATGAACGGCGCTCCAGGCTTCTTCAAGCCGCGCCAGCCCAATCCCTGGCTGCAAGCGCCCGGCACGCCGGAGGCCACGAGCTACTACGATACCTCGCCGCTGCGGGCGACGCTCGAACAGCTGGTCGATTTCGACCGTATCAACACATCGGAGCAGATGCGATTCAGCGTCGGCGCCGTCAATGTTCGCACCGGCAACTTCGCCTACTTCAACGCCCGTACACACCATATCGGGCCGCAGCACATCATGGCCAGCGGTGCATTGCCCCCCGGCTTTGCGGCCGTGGAGATCGATGGGGAGCATTACTGGGACGGCGGGTTGGTGTCGAACACACCGCTCGAATGGGTGGTCGACAGGGAAGGGCGCGAGGACATGCTCATCTTCCAGGTCGATCTCTGGAATGCGCGGGGTCAATACCCCGCCACGATCGCCAATGTGATGTCGCGCGAGAAGGAGATTCAGTTCTCCAGCCGGACGCGCGCCGCCACCAATGCCGTCCGCCGTCGCCGAAGACTCGGGTCGGCGCTGGCGACGCTGCTCGAACGGGTGCCTGACGATCTCAAGGCCGGGCTGGACATGCGTCTGCTCGAGGATGCTGCCGATCTCAGCGTCTACAACATCGTCCAGTTGATCCATCGCGCCAGGAGCTTCGAGGGTCAGTCGAAGGACTATGAGTTCTCGCGCCTGGCGATGGAGGAGCATTGGAAGGCCGGCTATCACGACGCGGTCCGCACATTGCGTCATCCCGAGATCCTGCAACGACCCAGCGCCGCCGACGGCGTCTTTACCTTCGATCTGGCTGTCGATGGCCGGGATTGA
- a CDS encoding SDR family oxidoreductase, whose translation MKIVVIGGSGLIGTNLVNRLRQKGHDVIAASPASGVNTITREGLAAALSGAQVVVDVANSPSFEDKAVLEFFETAGRNLLAAEAAAGVGHHVALSVVGTQRLPESGYLRAKKVQEDLIKASRIPYTILQSTQFFEFVKGIIQSGMKGDVVHLSPALLQPIASNDVAAVLADIVVGAPVNGTVEVAGPEPIPLDALARRYLAATDDKRRVITDIHARYFGTELNDKSLTPGDHPRLGTIRFGDWLRENAVRA comes from the coding sequence ATGAAGATCGTGGTCATCGGAGGCAGCGGCCTCATCGGGACGAACCTCGTGAACAGGCTTCGCCAAAAAGGCCATGATGTCATCGCGGCGTCGCCCGCCTCGGGCGTCAACACCATCACGCGGGAAGGACTGGCTGCGGCACTTTCGGGAGCGCAGGTCGTCGTCGACGTGGCGAACTCGCCGTCGTTCGAAGACAAGGCGGTCCTGGAGTTCTTCGAGACCGCGGGCCGAAACCTGCTTGCCGCGGAAGCCGCCGCAGGCGTGGGACATCATGTTGCCCTATCGGTCGTCGGCACACAGCGCCTCCCGGAAAGCGGCTACCTCCGGGCGAAGAAGGTTCAGGAAGACCTTATCAAGGCCTCCAGGATTCCCTACACGATCCTTCAATCGACCCAGTTCTTCGAGTTCGTCAAGGGCATCATCCAATCGGGTATGAAGGGCGACGTCGTTCACCTCTCTCCCGCCCTTCTGCAGCCGATCGCATCGAACGATGTCGCCGCCGTCCTGGCCGATATCGTGGTCGGCGCGCCGGTGAATGGCACGGTCGAGGTGGCCGGGCCCGAGCCGATTCCTCTCGACGCCCTTGCGCGGCGTTATTTGGCCGCTACCGACGACAAGCGTCGGGTAATCACCGACATCCATGCACGCTATTTCGGCACCGAGTTGAACGACAAGTCCCTGACGCCCGGCGACCATCCGCGCCTGGGTACGATTCGTTTCGGGGATTGGCTCCGCGAGAATGCTGTCCGGGCTTGA
- a CDS encoding acetoacetate decarboxylase, translating into MKAQDIREQAFAMPLTSPAYPPGPYRFVDREYLIVTYRTDPDRLRALVPEPLEIDEPLVKYEFIRMPDSTGFGDYTETGQVFPVTLDGRKGSYTHCMFLNDEGPIAGGREIWGFPKKLASPSLRKEVDTLVGTLDYGPLRVATATMGYKHRAADLEAVRASLEAPNFLLKIIPHVDGSPRICELVEYALTDINLKGAWTGPGALALAPHALAPVAELPVLEIVSTTHILADLTLGLGVVVHDYLT; encoded by the coding sequence ATGAAAGCTCAAGATATCCGGGAACAGGCGTTCGCCATGCCGTTGACCAGTCCGGCTTATCCGCCAGGCCCCTATCGCTTTGTCGACCGCGAATATCTGATCGTCACCTATCGCACGGACCCTGACAGGCTGCGCGCGCTGGTTCCGGAGCCGCTGGAGATCGATGAGCCGCTGGTGAAGTACGAGTTCATCCGCATGCCAGATTCGACCGGCTTTGGCGACTACACCGAGACCGGACAGGTCTTCCCGGTGACGCTCGACGGCCGAAAGGGCAGCTATACCCATTGCATGTTCCTCAACGACGAGGGGCCGATCGCCGGCGGTCGCGAGATCTGGGGGTTTCCCAAGAAGCTGGCGAGCCCCAGCCTTCGCAAGGAGGTCGACACGCTGGTCGGCACGCTCGACTACGGCCCGTTACGCGTCGCCACCGCAACGATGGGCTACAAGCATCGGGCAGCCGATCTCGAGGCCGTGCGCGCCTCCCTGGAAGCGCCGAACTTCCTGCTCAAGATCATTCCGCATGTCGACGGCAGCCCGCGCATTTGCGAGCTGGTCGAATACGCCCTGACGGACATCAATCTGAAGGGCGCCTGGACCGGGCCGGGGGCGCTCGCGCTGGCTCCACACGCGCTGGCTCCAGTGGCGGAACTGCCCGTTCTGGAGATCGTTTCGACGACACACATCCTCGCCGACTTGACGCTCGGTCTCGGCGTCGTCGTGCATGACTACCTGACCTGA
- a CDS encoding winged helix-turn-helix domain-containing tetratricopeptide repeat protein, giving the protein MKFLFERYVLDLDRRELTQESEAIAIGPQVFDLLAYLVKNRERVVSKDDLLEAVWSGRIVSESTLTSHINSVRKAVGDSGEDQRLIRTIPRKGFRFVGAVTEVDSTVGLGSPEVGPVTPDEMAAQVPSLPDKPSVAVLPFLNLSGDSQQQYFADGVVEDIITALSRIRWLFVIARNSSFTYGGRAVDVKQVGRELGVGYVLEGSVRKAANRVLITGQLINAATGVHLWAERFEGALDDIFELQDQVAASVVGAMAPQLERAEIERAKRKPTESLDAYDCFLRGVADLHRGSRESIGEALRLFYKAIELDPDFASAHAMAAWCYFWRKANGWTTDGPREIEEGARLARRAAELGRDDAVALTRSGHALGHLVGDLDGGIALLDRALALNPNHAPAWFLGGFLRVWHGEPDGAIEHFARAMRLSPLDPEMYRMQAGMAAAHLFARRFDVASSWAEKAYRNLPSFLMVVSIIAASHALAGRQERARRAMQHVRQLDPTLRISTLKDWLPIHRPNDLAIFADGLRKAGLPE; this is encoded by the coding sequence GTGAAGTTTCTGTTCGAACGCTATGTGCTGGACCTCGATCGGCGGGAACTGACGCAGGAGTCCGAGGCGATCGCCATCGGGCCCCAAGTCTTCGACCTGTTGGCCTACCTGGTGAAGAACCGGGAGCGCGTCGTCAGCAAGGACGACCTGCTGGAGGCAGTCTGGAGCGGGCGGATCGTCTCGGAATCGACGCTCACCAGCCACATCAATTCCGTGCGGAAAGCGGTCGGTGACAGCGGCGAGGACCAGCGCCTGATCCGTACGATTCCCCGCAAGGGATTCCGCTTCGTTGGTGCTGTCACGGAAGTAGATTCGACGGTTGGCTTGGGTTCGCCGGAGGTCGGACCGGTCACGCCGGATGAAATGGCGGCGCAGGTGCCGAGCCTCCCCGACAAGCCATCCGTTGCCGTCTTGCCGTTCCTGAACCTCAGCGGCGATTCCCAGCAGCAGTACTTTGCCGACGGTGTGGTGGAGGACATCATCACGGCGCTGTCGCGCATTCGCTGGCTGTTCGTGATCGCGCGCAATTCGAGCTTCACCTATGGCGGCCGGGCGGTGGACGTGAAGCAGGTGGGACGCGAGCTCGGCGTCGGCTATGTGCTGGAAGGCAGCGTGCGCAAGGCCGCGAATCGCGTCCTTATCACCGGACAGTTGATCAACGCGGCGACCGGCGTGCATCTATGGGCCGAGCGTTTCGAGGGGGCCCTGGATGACATCTTCGAGCTCCAGGATCAGGTCGCCGCAAGCGTCGTCGGCGCGATGGCGCCGCAGCTGGAACGCGCGGAGATCGAGCGCGCGAAGCGGAAGCCGACCGAAAGCCTCGACGCCTATGACTGTTTTCTGCGGGGAGTGGCGGACTTGCATCGGGGGAGCCGGGAATCCATCGGCGAGGCGCTGCGGCTGTTCTACAAGGCGATCGAGCTCGACCCGGATTTCGCGTCCGCGCACGCGATGGCGGCCTGGTGCTATTTCTGGCGCAAGGCCAACGGGTGGACGACCGACGGACCGCGCGAGATCGAGGAAGGCGCTCGCCTGGCCCGCCGGGCGGCCGAGCTAGGCAGGGACGATGCAGTCGCGCTCACGAGAAGCGGTCATGCGCTCGGGCATCTGGTCGGCGATCTCGACGGTGGTATCGCGCTGCTCGACAGAGCGCTCGCGCTCAATCCGAACCACGCGCCCGCCTGGTTCCTCGGTGGCTTCCTCAGGGTCTGGCACGGTGAACCGGACGGCGCCATCGAGCATTTCGCCAGGGCCATGCGTCTCAGCCCCCTGGACCCGGAAATGTATCGAATGCAGGCCGGAATGGCGGCGGCGCATCTGTTCGCAAGGCGTTTCGACGTCGCGTCGTCATGGGCGGAGAAGGCGTACCGGAATCTGCCGAGCTTTCTGATGGTGGTCAGCATCATCGCCGCCAGCCATGCGCTTGCCGGCCGGCAGGAGCGAGCGCGACGAGCCATGCAGCATGTGCGTCAACTCGACCCAACCCTGCGGATCTCCACCCTGAAGGATTGGCTTCCGATCCACCGACCGAACGATCTCGCCATTTTCGCCGATGGTTTGCGAAAAGCGGGGCTGCCGGAATGA
- a CDS encoding MFS transporter, which translates to MRAVLLATAPLLIGVALIMAGNGLQGSLLALRATLEGFPASVTGIIMSGYYVGFLFGSQLTPKIVERVGHVRVFAALAATASMAILIQAVFVYWQSWTFFRALTGFCYSGLYVVIESWLNDRASNENRGRLLAGYTVIQAASIASGQLMLNLHDPAGFQLFTLVAILISASVLPVLLVSAPQPHFGESRKLSLRTLWRMSPLGTIGTFGAGLTLSGFSGMGAVYAKAIGFSVSEVSLYMALAVVGSAIFPWPLGWLADRFDRRRIITVLTTVLAVLCLAGLYVADVSRVGLLTIVFLYGGLGMPIYSLSVAHANDRLEPDQMVAASSSLMLAYGIGAILGPVTVGQAMQHLGPPGYFVYLAAAHVLIGLFAVWRMIRRPT; encoded by the coding sequence ATGCGCGCCGTCCTCCTCGCCACCGCACCGCTCCTGATCGGGGTCGCCCTGATCATGGCCGGCAACGGCCTGCAGGGCTCGCTCCTGGCCTTGCGGGCGACGCTCGAGGGCTTTCCGGCTTCGGTCACCGGCATCATCATGTCGGGCTATTATGTGGGCTTCCTGTTCGGCTCGCAGCTGACCCCCAAGATCGTCGAGCGGGTCGGCCATGTCCGGGTCTTCGCGGCGCTCGCCGCCACCGCCAGCATGGCGATCCTGATCCAGGCCGTGTTCGTCTATTGGCAGAGCTGGACCTTCTTCCGCGCGCTGACGGGCTTCTGCTATTCCGGCCTCTATGTCGTGATCGAGAGCTGGCTCAACGACCGGGCCTCCAACGAGAACCGCGGCCGGCTGCTGGCCGGCTACACCGTGATCCAGGCGGCCTCGATCGCCAGCGGCCAGCTCATGCTCAACCTGCACGACCCCGCCGGTTTCCAGCTCTTCACCCTGGTCGCGATCCTGATCTCGGCGTCGGTGCTGCCGGTCCTGCTGGTGAGCGCGCCGCAGCCGCATTTCGGCGAATCGCGCAAGCTTTCGCTGCGCACGCTCTGGCGGATGTCGCCCCTGGGGACCATCGGCACTTTCGGCGCCGGCCTCACCCTGAGCGGCTTCTCGGGGATGGGCGCCGTCTATGCCAAGGCGATCGGCTTCTCGGTGTCCGAGGTCTCGCTCTATATGGCGCTCGCCGTCGTCGGCAGCGCCATCTTTCCGTGGCCGCTCGGCTGGCTGGCGGACCGGTTCGACCGGCGGCGCATCATCACCGTCCTCACCACCGTCCTGGCGGTACTCTGCCTCGCCGGCCTCTACGTCGCCGATGTCTCGCGGGTCGGCCTGCTGACGATCGTGTTCCTCTATGGCGGGCTCGGCATGCCGATCTATTCGCTGTCGGTCGCCCATGCCAATGACCGTCTCGAGCCCGACCAGATGGTGGCCGCGAGCTCGAGCCTGATGCTGGCCTATGGGATCGGCGCGATCCTGGGCCCGGTGACGGTCGGCCAGGCGATGCAGCATCTGGGGCCGCCCGGCTATTTCGTCTATCTCGCCGCGGCCCATGTGCTGATCGGATTGTTCGCGGTCTGGCGCATGATCCGCCGCCCGACATAG
- a CDS encoding adenylate/guanylate cyclase domain-containing protein, translating to MSALDRRIALALTEERQRSGRLGAHALTLAFVAVAVWCALVHPWPGAVFYLGIVAAFVGLAWAWGWLARRPLPAWLVLGFVLANAILLTVTLLVPNPLDPPPWPLQMKLRPPAFPFFLMLIAWSTFTLSPWLVLGAALIAIAAWSVGVGIVAFRTDTLLGFGLPGGPDLAESLARYLDPRFVDGAAWASGVFVACLVAGILAVVVGRMRRLVRVQARIERARDNLARHVSANLVEELAEVDEPFGPARNQEVAILFADVVGFTSLCESLDPQAVVTMLRGFHERMADCVFEHGGTLDKFVGDSVMATFGTPQPSPHDAANALACARSMLKRLEEWNAERQTHGEPALQAGIGLHFGPVVLGDIGNKQRIEFAVLGDTVNTASRLEGLTRHLGASLVVSQAVVDRVLDQVGGQAIGDMRRHSPVAVRGRLQAVDVWILPSGRRDRRRALAEREQAADGHDRNSSSAPDWNSGSARYRAPETDEVVGQAVLVAGAGFALEPVDR from the coding sequence TTGAGCGCCCTCGACCGGCGAATCGCGCTGGCGTTGACGGAGGAGCGACAGCGCAGCGGCCGTCTGGGCGCGCACGCCCTGACGCTGGCCTTTGTGGCGGTCGCCGTCTGGTGCGCCCTGGTCCATCCCTGGCCCGGCGCCGTCTTCTATCTTGGGATCGTCGCCGCCTTTGTAGGTCTCGCCTGGGCCTGGGGATGGCTAGCGAGGCGCCCGTTACCGGCCTGGCTGGTCCTCGGTTTCGTGCTGGCGAATGCCATCTTGCTCACCGTAACGCTCCTTGTTCCCAATCCGCTCGACCCGCCGCCCTGGCCCCTGCAGATGAAACTGCGCCCGCCGGCGTTCCCCTTTTTCCTGATGCTGATTGCCTGGTCGACATTCACTCTGTCGCCATGGCTCGTGCTTGGCGCCGCGCTCATCGCCATCGCGGCGTGGAGCGTGGGCGTCGGCATTGTGGCCTTCCGGACCGATACCCTGCTTGGGTTCGGCCTGCCGGGGGGACCGGATCTGGCTGAATCTCTCGCACGCTATTTGGATCCGCGTTTCGTGGATGGGGCGGCCTGGGCGTCAGGGGTGTTCGTCGCCTGTCTTGTCGCCGGCATCCTCGCCGTCGTCGTGGGCCGGATGCGGCGGCTGGTGCGCGTGCAGGCGCGGATCGAACGCGCCCGGGACAATCTCGCCCGTCATGTCTCGGCCAATCTGGTCGAGGAGTTGGCCGAGGTGGATGAACCCTTCGGCCCGGCCCGGAATCAGGAGGTGGCGATCCTCTTTGCGGACGTCGTCGGCTTCACCAGCCTTTGCGAGAGTCTGGACCCCCAGGCAGTGGTGACGATGTTGCGCGGCTTCCACGAGCGCATGGCAGATTGCGTGTTCGAGCATGGCGGAACGCTCGATAAGTTCGTCGGCGACAGCGTGATGGCGACTTTCGGCACTCCCCAGCCGAGCCCCCATGACGCCGCCAATGCGCTCGCCTGCGCCCGGTCGATGCTGAAGCGGCTGGAGGAATGGAACGCAGAGCGCCAGACGCACGGCGAACCGGCCCTCCAGGCGGGAATCGGCCTGCATTTCGGACCGGTGGTGCTGGGCGATATCGGCAATAAGCAGCGTATCGAGTTCGCGGTCCTGGGAGATACCGTCAATACGGCGAGCCGCCTCGAGGGGCTGACCCGCCATCTGGGCGCATCGTTGGTGGTCAGTCAGGCGGTGGTCGATCGGGTTCTGGATCAGGTTGGCGGTCAGGCGATCGGAGACATGCGCCGACATTCGCCGGTAGCCGTCCGTGGTCGCCTACAGGCCGTGGATGTGTGGATCCTGCCCAGCGGACGGCGCGACCGCCGGCGCGCTCTGGCGGAACGCGAGCAGGCGGCGGATGGGCATGATCGGAACAGTTCATCGGCGCCGGATTGGAACTCCGGATCGGCGCGATACAGAGCCCCCGAGACAGACGAGGTCGTCGGCCAGGCGGTCTTGGTGGCAGGCGCGGGTTTCGCCCTCGAGCCCGTTGACCGGTAG
- a CDS encoding bifunctional DedA family/phosphatase PAP2 family protein: MLDYLHKFLDFFAANPALAYGLGFLAAMVEALPVVGAVVPGSTLIIAIGALVATDAIQFWPLSGWVILGAVVGDTIAYNVGRIYGRSIVTRWPFSRHPRLVEEAERFFARHGGKSVLFGRFLPATRAFVPLFAGILLLPPARFYPAVILSAAMWAFAHILPGVAVGASLTLAGAVAGRLLIFIALLVAVLLLALWLMRLILRIFIPWIGRLAGRADAWAVTGDRWPQRLMRSLLEPGERELRGLIVAVALLVATLWLFFAILEGVVGGEPLVRADSAIFGLLQNLRSPWGDGLMVAVTELGDPVVVIGITLAVLLWLLSQRAWRTALYWMAAVTLSSFFNTGLKMMLYRPRPAPDLYSGWGAFSFPSGHATVNIVMWGFLAFLATREMKPLGRRIFIAFTVGLVSLIAISRLYLGAHWFSDVSAGLAFGAAWLTLLGTVYLHHRPERIHSRGLAVAAVAALVGIGAFHIHSNHDRDLAFYGVRQQTEAISLEAWRQGGWNALPERRIDLKGHYEEPFTVAWVGPPRAVARKLDEAGWREPVRWSLSSLLAWLLPNPGPEALPVLPRLDDGRPPVLIRLLPRPDGSRLVLRLWPTQLVIHDEAGASQPVMVGTVAAQQPRRLLKLITLNRMQGSFDAARDVLAQTLQSGRLVAHVGAAANEGWDGRMLLLETPGP, translated from the coding sequence ATGCTTGATTACCTGCATAAGTTCCTCGACTTCTTCGCGGCCAATCCGGCGCTCGCTTATGGGCTGGGGTTTCTCGCGGCCATGGTCGAGGCTCTCCCGGTGGTCGGCGCGGTCGTTCCCGGCTCGACCCTGATCATCGCAATCGGTGCGCTGGTCGCGACCGACGCGATCCAATTCTGGCCGCTCTCCGGCTGGGTCATCCTCGGCGCCGTCGTCGGTGACACCATCGCCTATAATGTCGGTCGCATTTACGGCCGTTCGATCGTCACCCGCTGGCCCTTCAGCCGCCATCCGCGCCTGGTCGAGGAAGCCGAGCGCTTCTTCGCGCGCCATGGCGGCAAGAGCGTGCTGTTCGGCCGCTTCCTCCCGGCAACCCGCGCCTTCGTGCCGCTCTTCGCTGGCATCCTGCTATTGCCGCCGGCGCGGTTCTATCCCGCGGTCATCCTCTCCGCGGCGATGTGGGCCTTCGCCCATATCCTACCCGGCGTGGCGGTCGGGGCCTCGCTGACCCTGGCGGGGGCGGTGGCCGGGCGGCTGCTGATCTTCATCGCGCTGCTGGTGGCCGTGTTGCTCCTGGCCCTGTGGCTGATGCGGCTCATCCTGCGGATCTTCATTCCCTGGATCGGCCGCCTCGCGGGCCGGGCGGACGCCTGGGCCGTCACCGGCGACCGCTGGCCGCAGCGGCTGATGCGATCGCTGCTGGAGCCCGGCGAGCGCGAGCTGCGCGGATTGATCGTCGCCGTGGCGCTGCTGGTGGCGACGCTCTGGCTGTTCTTCGCGATCCTCGAAGGCGTGGTGGGTGGCGAGCCGCTGGTGCGGGCCGATTCCGCGATCTTCGGGCTGCTGCAGAACCTGCGCTCGCCCTGGGGCGACGGGCTGATGGTGGCGGTCACGGAGCTCGGCGATCCGGTCGTGGTCATCGGCATCACGCTCGCGGTGCTGCTGTGGCTGCTGTCGCAGCGGGCCTGGCGCACCGCGCTCTATTGGATGGCGGCGGTCACGCTCAGTTCATTTTTCAATACCGGCCTCAAGATGATGCTCTACCGGCCGCGGCCCGCGCCCGATCTCTATAGCGGCTGGGGCGCCTTTTCCTTTCCCAGCGGCCACGCCACGGTCAACATCGTGATGTGGGGCTTTCTCGCCTTCCTGGCGACGCGGGAGATGAAGCCGCTCGGGCGCCGCATCTTCATCGCGTTCACCGTCGGCCTCGTCAGCCTGATCGCAATCTCGCGGCTCTATCTCGGCGCCCACTGGTTCTCGGATGTCAGCGCGGGCCTCGCCTTCGGCGCTGCCTGGCTGACATTGCTGGGCACTGTCTATCTGCATCACCGTCCGGAACGGATCCACAGCAGGGGACTGGCCGTGGCCGCAGTGGCGGCCCTGGTCGGCATCGGCGCCTTCCACATTCACAGCAACCATGACCGCGATCTGGCCTTCTATGGTGTGCGCCAGCAGACCGAGGCGATTTCGCTCGAGGCCTGGCGCCAGGGCGGATGGAACGCGCTGCCGGAGCGGCGGATCGATCTGAAGGGCCATTACGAGGAGCCCTTCACCGTGGCCTGGGTCGGACCGCCGCGGGCGGTTGCGCGGAAGCTCGACGAAGCCGGCTGGCGCGAACCCGTCCGATGGAGTCTCTCCAGCTTGCTCGCCTGGTTGTTGCCCAACCCGGGACCCGAAGCGTTGCCGGTCCTGCCGCGGCTCGACGACGGCCGGCCGCCGGTGCTGATCCGGCTGCTGCCGCGGCCCGACGGATCGCGGCTCGTTTTGCGGCTCTGGCCGACGCAACTGGTGATCCACGACGAGGCCGGCGCCAGCCAGCCGGTGATGGTGGGCACCGTCGCGGCGCAGCAACCGCGCCGGCTCCTGAAACTGATCACGCTCAACCGGATGCAGGGCTCGTTCGACGCGGCGCGCGACGTGCTGGCACAGACCCTGCAGTCGGGACGGCTGGTCGCGCATGTCGGCGCCGCCGCCAACGAAGGCTGGGATGGCAGGATGCTGCTGCTGGAGACGCCGGGGCCCTAG
- a CDS encoding glutathione S-transferase N-terminal domain-containing protein, whose product MIELYSWATPNGHKIHIMLEETGLPYNVHGVDIGRGDQFKPEFLAFSPNNKIPAIIDTEGPDGKPISIFESGAILIYLAEKTGKFLPKAPRGRYETLEWLMFQMGSIGPMLGQVHHFRGYAPEQIPYAINRYTNEAKRLYGVLDRRLADRPFVAGDYSIADMAIFPWLRSWDRQGVQLSDYPNTKRWFDQIAARPAVIKAVTVLSEVQRAEMDAKAKEMLFGATQYQKR is encoded by the coding sequence ATGATCGAGCTTTACAGCTGGGCCACGCCCAACGGCCACAAGATCCACATCATGCTGGAAGAAACCGGGCTGCCCTACAACGTGCATGGGGTCGATATCGGCCGCGGCGATCAGTTCAAGCCCGAATTCCTCGCCTTCAGCCCCAACAACAAGATCCCGGCCATCATCGATACGGAAGGGCCGGACGGAAAACCGATCTCGATCTTCGAATCCGGCGCCATCCTGATCTATCTCGCCGAGAAGACCGGGAAGTTCCTGCCGAAGGCGCCGCGCGGGCGCTACGAGACCCTGGAATGGCTCATGTTCCAGATGGGCAGCATCGGTCCGATGCTGGGCCAGGTGCACCATTTCCGCGGCTATGCGCCGGAGCAGATCCCCTACGCGATCAACCGCTATACCAACGAGGCCAAGCGGCTCTACGGCGTGCTCGACAGGCGGCTCGCCGACCGCCCCTTCGTCGCCGGCGACTATTCGATCGCCGACATGGCGATCTTCCCCTGGCTTCGATCCTGGGACCGCCAGGGCGTCCAGCTCTCGGACTATCCCAACACCAAGCGCTGGTTCGACCAGATCGCGGCCCGGCCCGCGGTGATCAAGGCCGTGACGGTGCTGAGCGAGGTCCAACGCGCCGAGATGGATGCGAAGGCGAAAGAGATGCTGTTCGGCGCCACGCAATATCAGAAGCGCTGA
- a CDS encoding 3-hydroxybutyrate dehydrogenase, whose translation MRLKNKVAVVTGAASGIGKEIATLFLREGANVVIADLNQAGADSVAAELAGPDKRAIGVGMDVTSEAQVDAGMAKAVAAFGGIDVLVSNAGIQTVAPIDEFDFAKWKQLLAIHLDGAFLTTRAALREMYRSDRGGSVIYMGSVHSKEASALKAPYVTAKHGLIGLAKVVAKEGAKHGVRANIICPGFVRTPLVDKQIPEQAKALGIPEAEVVKNVMLKETVDGEFTTADDVAQAALFFASFGSNALTGQSLVVSHGWFMQ comes from the coding sequence ATGCGTCTCAAGAACAAAGTTGCCGTCGTTACCGGTGCCGCCAGCGGCATCGGCAAGGAAATCGCCACCCTTTTCCTGCGCGAGGGTGCGAATGTCGTGATCGCCGATCTCAACCAGGCAGGCGCGGACTCTGTCGCTGCCGAGCTCGCCGGTCCGGACAAGCGCGCCATCGGCGTCGGAATGGATGTGACGAGCGAGGCGCAGGTCGATGCCGGCATGGCCAAGGCGGTCGCGGCGTTCGGCGGAATCGACGTCCTCGTGAGCAACGCCGGCATCCAGACCGTCGCACCGATCGACGAATTCGACTTCGCCAAATGGAAGCAACTGCTGGCAATCCATCTCGACGGCGCTTTCCTGACGACGCGGGCGGCGCTGCGCGAGATGTACCGGAGCGACCGCGGCGGCAGCGTGATCTATATGGGCTCGGTTCATTCCAAGGAGGCGTCCGCGCTCAAGGCGCCCTATGTGACGGCCAAGCACGGCCTGATCGGTCTGGCCAAGGTCGTCGCCAAGGAAGGCGCGAAGCATGGCGTGCGCGCCAATATCATTTGCCCCGGCTTCGTGCGTACGCCTTTGGTCGACAAGCAGATCCCCGAACAGGCCAAGGCACTCGGTATCCCCGAAGCCGAGGTCGTCAAGAATGTGATGCTGAAGGAAACCGTCGACGGCGAATTCACGACGGCGGATGACGTGGCGCAGGCGGCGCTGTTCTTCGCCAGCTTCGGCAGCAATGCGTTGACCGGCCAATCGCTGGTCGTGAGTCATGGCTGGTTCATGCAATAG